One genomic segment of Pseudomonas sp. RU47 includes these proteins:
- the kdpB gene encoding potassium-transporting ATPase subunit KdpB, whose translation MNMHVPAKPAEPTKSAEAPKTAISALWRPALVQAFVKLDPRQLKRSPVMLVVELTAIFTTVLCFIPDADVPTFVAAQIALWLWFTVLFANFAEALAEGRGKARADSLKAGSEGLSARRKLANGSFQVVPAASLRKGDVVRVEAGEMIPGDGEVIEGIAAVNEAAITGESAPVIRESGGDRSAVTGNTRLVSDWLLVQITANPGESTLDRMIALVEGAKRQKTPNEVALDILLIGLTLIFLLVVVTLQPFAHFANGSLPLVFLVALLVTLIPTTIGGLLSAIGIAGMDRLVRLNVIAKSGRAVEAAGDVHVLLLDKTGTITFGNRRCSAVYAAPGVNGRELAEGALFASLADETAEGKSIVEYLRGLHPQPEPAPETLTAVPFSAETRLSGVDYQGRVYRKGAVDSLLSFLGQKRSDLAPALSREIDKIAQSGGTPLLVCADGKLLGAIHLKDVVKPGIRERFAELRKLGIRTVMVTGDNPLTAAAIAAEAGVDDVLAEATPEKKLARIRHEQNDGRLVAMCGDGANDAPALAQADVGMAMNDGTQAAREAANMVDLDSDPTKLLDVVQIGKELLVTRGALTTFSIANDVAKYFAILPALFASIYPQLGVLNIMQLTSPQSAILSAIVFNALIIVVLIPLALRGVRVQAASAAALLRRNLLIYGLGGILVPFVGIKAIDMLLTALHLV comes from the coding sequence ATGAATATGCACGTTCCTGCAAAACCTGCAGAGCCGACCAAGTCGGCAGAAGCACCGAAAACCGCGATCTCGGCCCTGTGGCGGCCGGCGCTGGTGCAAGCCTTCGTCAAGCTCGACCCTCGGCAATTGAAGCGTTCGCCGGTGATGCTGGTGGTCGAACTGACCGCGATTTTCACCACCGTGCTGTGCTTCATTCCCGACGCCGATGTGCCAACTTTTGTTGCTGCACAAATCGCCCTGTGGCTGTGGTTCACCGTGCTGTTCGCCAACTTCGCCGAAGCCTTGGCCGAAGGTCGCGGCAAGGCCCGCGCCGACAGCCTCAAGGCTGGCAGCGAAGGCCTCAGCGCCCGGCGCAAACTGGCCAACGGCAGCTTTCAAGTGGTGCCGGCAGCGAGCCTGCGAAAGGGTGATGTGGTGCGCGTCGAAGCCGGGGAGATGATCCCCGGTGACGGCGAAGTCATCGAAGGCATCGCGGCAGTCAACGAAGCGGCGATCACCGGTGAATCGGCGCCGGTGATTCGCGAATCCGGCGGCGACCGCTCGGCCGTCACTGGCAACACGCGACTGGTCTCTGACTGGTTGCTGGTGCAGATCACCGCCAACCCCGGCGAGTCGACGCTCGACCGCATGATCGCGCTGGTCGAAGGCGCCAAACGCCAGAAAACTCCGAACGAAGTGGCGCTGGATATCCTGCTGATCGGTCTGACCCTGATCTTCCTGCTGGTGGTCGTGACGCTGCAACCGTTCGCCCATTTCGCCAATGGCAGCCTGCCGCTGGTGTTCCTCGTGGCGCTGCTGGTTACGCTGATCCCGACCACCATTGGCGGTTTGCTGTCGGCGATCGGTATTGCCGGGATGGATCGTCTGGTTCGCCTCAACGTGATCGCCAAATCCGGTCGCGCCGTGGAAGCGGCGGGCGACGTGCATGTGCTGCTGCTGGACAAGACCGGCACCATCACCTTCGGCAACCGTCGTTGCAGTGCGGTGTATGCCGCGCCCGGTGTGAATGGTCGCGAACTGGCCGAAGGCGCGCTGTTCGCTTCGCTGGCCGACGAAACCGCTGAAGGTAAATCCATCGTCGAATACCTGCGCGGTCTGCATCCGCAACCTGAGCCGGCGCCGGAAACCTTGACCGCTGTGCCGTTCAGCGCTGAAACCCGTTTGTCCGGCGTCGACTATCAGGGCCGTGTCTACCGCAAAGGCGCGGTGGATTCGCTGCTGAGTTTCCTCGGCCAGAAACGTTCGGATCTGGCCCCGGCACTGTCGCGGGAAATCGACAAGATTGCCCAGAGCGGCGGCACCCCGTTGCTGGTCTGCGCCGACGGCAAACTGCTTGGCGCGATCCACCTCAAAGATGTGGTCAAACCGGGCATCCGCGAGCGTTTCGCCGAACTGCGCAAACTCGGTATTCGCACCGTAATGGTCACCGGTGACAACCCGCTGACCGCTGCCGCCATTGCCGCTGAAGCAGGGGTCGATGACGTCCTCGCCGAAGCCACCCCGGAGAAAAAACTCGCGCGCATTCGCCACGAGCAGAACGACGGACGTCTGGTGGCGATGTGCGGTGACGGTGCCAACGACGCGCCGGCGCTGGCTCAGGCTGACGTCGGCATGGCGATGAACGACGGCACACAAGCAGCACGCGAAGCGGCGAACATGGTCGACCTCGACAGCGATCCGACCAAGCTGCTCGACGTGGTGCAGATCGGCAAGGAATTGCTGGTGACCCGTGGTGCGCTGACGACCTTTTCCATCGCCAACGACGTGGCTAAATACTTCGCGATTCTGCCAGCGCTTTTCGCCTCGATTTATCCGCAACTGGGCGTGCTGAACATCATGCAGTTGACCAGTCCGCAGAGCGCGATTCTCTCGGCCATCGTCTTCAACGCCTTGATCATCGTTGTGCTGATTCCGTTGGCACTGCGTGGTGTGCGCGTGCAGGCAGCGAGTGCGGCGGCGTTGTTGCGACGCAATTTGTTGATCTATGGATTGGGCGGGATTCTGGTGCCGTTTGTGGGGATCAAGGCGATCGACATGTTGCTCACGGCGCTGCATCTGGTGTGA
- the fabF gene encoding beta-ketoacyl-ACP synthase II has protein sequence MDSRRIVVTGMGLVSPLGSDVEVVWQRLLAGRSGLRNLPDSVIADLPTRVGGAVPTLEEDAEAGFDPDRATPPKEQKKMDRFILFAMEAARQALEQAGWHPSDSKSQERTATIIGSGVGGFGAIADAVRTTDSRGPRRLSPFTIPSFLVNLAAGHVSIQHGLKGPLGAPVTACAAGVQAIGDAARLIRAGEADIAVCGGAEACIDRVSLAGFAAARALSSGYNDTPQRASRPFDSGRDGFVMGEGAGLLVIESLEHALARGATPLVELVGYGTSADAYHLTAGPEDGSGARRAMTLALAQAGIAADQVQHLNAHATSTPVGDLGELAAIKSVFGEENKIAVTSTKSATGHLLGAAGGLEAIFTLLAIRDQVVPPTLNFDNPDPASAGVDIVHGQARPMSIEYALSNGFGFGGVNASVLFKRWQA, from the coding sequence ATGGATTCGCGTCGAATAGTTGTCACGGGCATGGGCCTGGTTTCTCCATTGGGTAGCGATGTCGAGGTTGTATGGCAGCGCTTGCTGGCCGGGCGCTCTGGTCTGCGTAATCTGCCGGACTCAGTGATTGCTGATTTGCCCACGCGAGTCGGCGGCGCAGTGCCGACGCTGGAAGAGGATGCTGAAGCAGGTTTCGATCCGGATCGCGCCACGCCACCCAAGGAACAGAAGAAGATGGACCGCTTCATTCTGTTCGCGATGGAAGCTGCCCGGCAGGCGCTGGAGCAGGCTGGCTGGCACCCTTCAGATAGCAAAAGCCAAGAGCGTACCGCAACGATCATCGGTTCCGGTGTCGGTGGTTTCGGGGCGATTGCCGACGCCGTGCGCACAACTGACAGCCGTGGACCGCGGCGTTTGTCACCGTTCACTATTCCATCCTTCCTGGTCAATCTGGCTGCCGGGCATGTATCGATCCAGCACGGTCTGAAGGGGCCTCTGGGTGCACCGGTGACGGCCTGTGCTGCCGGCGTTCAAGCGATAGGTGATGCCGCGCGTCTGATCCGGGCCGGCGAAGCGGATATTGCCGTGTGTGGCGGCGCGGAAGCCTGCATCGACCGCGTCAGTCTGGCGGGATTCGCGGCAGCGCGGGCCCTGTCCAGCGGTTACAACGACACCCCGCAGCGTGCCTCGCGGCCGTTCGACAGTGGGCGTGACGGCTTCGTGATGGGCGAGGGCGCGGGCCTCTTGGTGATCGAATCCCTGGAGCATGCCTTGGCTCGTGGCGCGACACCGTTGGTGGAACTGGTCGGTTACGGCACCAGTGCCGATGCCTATCACCTGACGGCCGGGCCGGAGGATGGCAGCGGCGCGCGCCGGGCAATGACATTGGCTTTGGCGCAGGCAGGTATTGCTGCTGATCAGGTGCAACACCTCAACGCCCATGCCACATCGACCCCGGTCGGGGATCTGGGTGAATTGGCGGCGATCAAAAGTGTTTTCGGCGAAGAGAATAAAATCGCGGTGACGTCGACAAAATCGGCCACAGGTCATCTGCTCGGCGCTGCCGGTGGGCTTGAAGCGATTTTCACGCTATTGGCGATTCGTGATCAGGTGGTGCCGCCGACTTTGAATTTCGACAATCCCGATCCGGCGAGCGCAGGTGTAGACATTGTTCATGGCCAGGCGCGGCCGATGTCGATCGAATATGCACTGTCCAACGGTTTCGGCTTCGGCGGGGTCAACGCCAGCGTGCTGTTCAAGCGCTGGCAGGCTTAA
- a CDS encoding SDR family NAD(P)-dependent oxidoreductase translates to MNSAQSKGTALVTGASSGIGAIYAQRLAARGFDLLLVARDKERLESAASQLRDAHGVQVEVLKADLTQKDDVLKLEQRLRSDSSISLLVNNAGVAADGLLANADMDQLERLIQLNITAVTRLASAAAASFAKAGRGTIINIASVVALFPERFNATYSASKAYVLSLTQSLNTELEGTGVQIQAVLPGVTRTEIWERSGIDASGIPAEMVMEAGEMVDAALAGLDQGELITIPSLPDAGEWQAFVAARHVMAPNLSRSSAAQRYKSGN, encoded by the coding sequence ATGAATTCCGCACAATCCAAAGGTACTGCTCTCGTCACCGGCGCATCGTCGGGTATCGGTGCGATTTACGCTCAGCGCCTTGCGGCGCGTGGTTTTGATCTGCTGCTGGTTGCCCGTGACAAGGAGCGTCTGGAGAGTGCTGCGAGCCAGTTGCGTGATGCCCATGGCGTTCAGGTTGAAGTGCTCAAGGCCGATCTCACGCAGAAGGATGACGTGCTCAAACTGGAACAACGCCTGCGCAGCGATTCCAGCATCAGCTTGCTGGTCAATAACGCCGGTGTAGCGGCGGACGGTTTGCTGGCCAACGCCGATATGGACCAGTTGGAGCGACTGATCCAGTTGAACATCACCGCCGTCACCCGCCTGGCATCGGCGGCCGCCGCCAGTTTCGCCAAGGCCGGTCGTGGCACGATCATCAATATCGCCTCGGTGGTGGCGCTGTTTCCTGAACGCTTCAACGCTACTTATAGCGCCAGCAAAGCTTATGTACTGAGCCTGACGCAGTCGCTGAACACTGAACTCGAAGGCACCGGCGTACAGATCCAGGCCGTGCTGCCGGGTGTGACCCGCACTGAAATCTGGGAGCGCTCCGGTATTGACGCCAGTGGCATTCCGGCAGAAATGGTCATGGAGGCGGGCGAGATGGTCGATGCGGCGCTGGCCGGTCTGGACCAAGGTGAGTTGATCACCATTCCTTCACTGCCTGACGCAGGCGAATGGCAGGCATTTGTTGCTGCTCGCCATGTGATGGCTCCGAACCTTTCCCGCAGTTCGGCGGCCCAACGCTACAAGTCCGGCAATTGA
- the eat gene encoding ethanolamine permease, producing MNTQLKPTLGTLHLWGIAVGLVISGEYFGWSYGWGVAGTLGFLVTSFMVATMYTCFIFSFTELTTAIPHAGGPFAYSRRAFGEKGGLIAGLATLIEFVFAPPAIALAIGAYLNVQFPALDPKHAAVGAYIVFMGLNILGVKLAATFELIVCVLAVAELLVFMGVVAPAFSFSNFALNGWAGSDVFGVPAIAGMFAAIPFAIWFFLAIEGAAMAAEEAKDPKRTIPKAYISGILTLVLLAMGVMFFAGGVGDWRTLANINDPLPQAMKTVVGDNSGWLHMLVWIGLFGLVASFHGIILGYSRQFFALARAGYLPASLAKLSRFQTPHRAIIVGGIIGIAAIYSDGLFNLGGMTLTAAMITMAVFGAIVMYIMSMLSLFKLRKSEPNLERTFRAPCYPLIPLIALVLAVVCLVAMAWFNALIGLIFLGFMAVGFGYFLLTGQLRADAPADAMLTGN from the coding sequence ATGAACACACAACTCAAACCCACGCTGGGCACTTTGCACCTGTGGGGCATCGCCGTAGGGCTGGTGATTTCCGGGGAATACTTCGGCTGGAGTTATGGCTGGGGCGTGGCCGGAACGCTGGGTTTCCTGGTGACCTCGTTCATGGTCGCGACCATGTACACCTGCTTTATCTTCAGTTTCACCGAACTGACCACCGCGATTCCCCATGCGGGTGGGCCGTTTGCCTACAGCCGCCGCGCCTTCGGTGAAAAAGGTGGATTGATCGCAGGCCTGGCGACGCTGATCGAATTCGTCTTCGCGCCACCGGCCATTGCCCTGGCGATTGGCGCCTACCTTAATGTGCAGTTTCCGGCACTCGATCCGAAACACGCGGCGGTCGGCGCCTACATCGTGTTCATGGGCCTGAACATTCTTGGCGTGAAGCTGGCGGCCACGTTCGAGCTGATTGTTTGCGTGCTGGCCGTCGCCGAGTTGCTGGTGTTCATGGGCGTGGTTGCGCCGGCGTTCAGCTTCAGCAACTTCGCGCTCAATGGCTGGGCGGGGTCGGATGTATTTGGCGTGCCAGCGATTGCCGGGATGTTCGCGGCCATTCCGTTTGCGATCTGGTTCTTCCTCGCCATCGAAGGCGCCGCCATGGCCGCCGAAGAAGCCAAAGACCCGAAGCGCACGATTCCCAAGGCCTACATCAGCGGCATCCTGACCCTGGTGTTGCTGGCGATGGGTGTGATGTTCTTTGCCGGTGGCGTCGGCGACTGGCGCACCCTGGCCAACATCAACGACCCGTTGCCGCAGGCGATGAAAACCGTGGTCGGCGACAACTCCGGCTGGCTGCACATGCTGGTATGGATCGGCCTGTTCGGTCTGGTGGCGAGTTTCCACGGAATCATTCTTGGCTACTCGCGGCAGTTCTTCGCCCTCGCCCGCGCCGGCTATCTTCCCGCTTCGCTGGCGAAACTCTCGCGCTTCCAGACGCCGCACCGGGCAATTATTGTCGGCGGCATCATCGGCATTGCCGCGATTTACAGCGACGGCCTGTTCAACCTCGGCGGCATGACCCTTACCGCCGCGATGATCACCATGGCCGTGTTCGGCGCCATCGTGATGTACATCATGAGCATGCTCAGCCTGTTCAAACTGCGTAAATCGGAACCCAATCTCGAGCGTACTTTCCGCGCGCCGTGCTATCCGTTGATTCCGCTGATTGCCTTGGTGCTGGCGGTGGTGTGTCTGGTGGCGATGGCGTGGTTCAACGCGTTGATCGGCTTGATCTTCCTTGGCTTCATGGCGGTCGGTTTCGGCTACTTCCTGCTGACCGGACAACTGCGTGCCGACGCACCGGCCGATGCGATGTTGACAGGTAATTGA
- the kdpF gene encoding K(+)-transporting ATPase subunit F produces MSVLDGVSLLLAVGLFIYLLVALLRADRN; encoded by the coding sequence ATGAGCGTTCTGGACGGGGTGTCACTGCTGTTGGCAGTGGGGCTGTTCATTTATCTGTTGGTTGCGCTGTTGCGCGCGGATCGGAACTAG
- a CDS encoding DUF2897 family protein gives MPWYAWLILVVAIGSIVGGLMMLRDTANKVDLTDEERKRVAQRNAEADAKDAQDR, from the coding sequence ATGCCTTGGTATGCCTGGTTGATTCTGGTCGTTGCAATCGGCTCGATCGTGGGGGGATTGATGATGTTGCGCGACACCGCCAACAAGGTCGATCTGACCGATGAAGAACGCAAGCGCGTTGCCCAACGCAATGCCGAAGCGGACGCCAAAGACGCCCAAGACCGTTGA
- a CDS encoding ComEA family DNA-binding protein: protein MRTGYFCSLIFAFLASASIAAIAAPLAPAESPKAPLVMDTTAPAQSAKVDLNDADAATLQKELAGVGEAKAKAIVAYRETNGPFSSVDELLEVKGIGKAILDRNRDKLEVN from the coding sequence ATGCGTACCGGTTACTTCTGTTCTCTGATTTTTGCTTTCCTTGCCAGCGCTTCGATTGCCGCGATCGCCGCACCCTTGGCGCCAGCGGAGTCACCCAAAGCGCCTTTGGTGATGGATACAACAGCACCTGCACAAAGCGCAAAAGTCGATCTCAACGATGCCGATGCGGCAACGCTGCAAAAAGAGCTGGCCGGAGTAGGTGAAGCGAAGGCCAAGGCGATTGTTGCATATCGAGAAACAAACGGGCCGTTTTCATCGGTGGATGAGTTGCTGGAAGTGAAAGGTATCGGCAAGGCGATTCTTGATCGCAATCGCGACAAGCTGGAAGTCAACTAA
- a CDS encoding TetR/AcrR family transcriptional regulator — MRYSQDHKAQTHQRIIKEASARFRKDGIGATGLQPLMKALGLTHGGFYSHFKSKDELVEKALQEAGNQVDGLCAEIFSQDNPLDVFIETYLSEWHQTSPHEGCPLLTISSELGLRGQPSPTSDVVLKARLEQIENSLEGENSADRAIFIMSTLVGALLLSRSVADTEFAQRILDVTRDHLKNRD, encoded by the coding sequence ATGCGTTATTCGCAGGACCATAAAGCCCAGACCCATCAGCGCATCATCAAGGAGGCTTCGGCACGCTTTCGCAAGGACGGAATCGGCGCTACCGGTCTGCAACCCCTGATGAAAGCGCTGGGTTTGACCCATGGCGGTTTCTACTCACATTTCAAGTCCAAGGACGAATTGGTCGAGAAGGCTTTGCAAGAGGCCGGCAACCAGGTCGACGGGTTATGTGCCGAGATTTTTTCACAGGATAATCCGCTCGATGTCTTCATCGAGACGTATCTGTCCGAATGGCATCAAACGTCGCCCCATGAGGGCTGCCCGCTGCTGACCATTTCTTCCGAACTGGGGCTGCGCGGGCAACCGAGTCCCACCAGTGATGTCGTACTCAAGGCACGGCTGGAGCAGATCGAAAACAGCCTCGAAGGCGAGAACAGCGCCGATCGCGCCATCTTTATCATGTCGACTCTGGTCGGCGCGCTGCTGCTGTCACGCAGTGTCGCGGATACCGAGTTTGCGCAACGCATCCTCGATGTCACCCGCGATCATCTCAAGAACCGGGATTAA
- the kdpA gene encoding potassium-transporting ATPase subunit KdpA yields the protein MHSYDYWLILAFFAVVLLPAPFLGRFYYKVMEGQRTWLTPVLGPVERGCYRIAGVDPEAEQSWQKYTLALLAFNLAGFLLLFAILLFQDHLPLNPQNLPGQEWTQAFNTAVSFMTNTNWQSYSGEATLSYLSQMVGLTVQNFVSAATGLAVLVALCRGIGRKSTKTLGNFWVDMTRATLYGLLPLCLLLALYLVWQGVPQTFAQYVNAVTMQGVDQVIPLGPAASQIAIKQLGTNGGGFFGVNSAHPFENPTAWSNLFEVASIILIPVALVFTFGHYVKDLRQSRAIIACMLALFLIGGATSLWAEYQPNPTLNNAAVEQTAPLEGKEARFGTTATVLWSVTTTAASNGSVNGMHDSLNPLSGMVALVNMMVGEVIFGGVGAGLYGMLLNVLIAVFLAGLMIGRTPEYLGKKLQAREVQLLVVTLLVMPVGVLVLGAIAAAVPSAAATISNPGPHGFSQLLYAYTSASANNGSAFGGLSANTPFHNLMLGLGMLIGRFGYILPVLALAGSLAMKKTAPIGQNSFPTHGPLFVTLLTVTILLVGGLTFLPTLALGPIAEHLSMGF from the coding sequence ATGCACAGTTATGACTATTGGCTGATCCTCGCGTTCTTTGCGGTGGTCTTGCTACCGGCGCCGTTCCTCGGGCGCTTCTACTACAAAGTGATGGAAGGTCAGCGTACCTGGCTGACACCGGTTCTCGGCCCGGTCGAGCGCGGTTGCTACCGCATCGCCGGTGTCGACCCCGAGGCTGAACAGAGCTGGCAGAAGTACACGCTGGCACTGCTCGCCTTCAACCTTGCCGGTTTCCTGCTGCTGTTCGCGATTCTGTTGTTCCAGGATCACTTGCCGCTGAACCCGCAAAATCTGCCGGGCCAGGAATGGACCCAGGCGTTCAACACCGCGGTCAGTTTCATGACCAACACCAACTGGCAGTCCTACAGCGGTGAAGCGACGCTCAGCTATCTGAGCCAGATGGTCGGCCTCACCGTGCAGAACTTCGTCAGCGCCGCCACCGGCCTCGCCGTGCTGGTCGCGCTGTGCCGTGGCATCGGCCGCAAATCGACGAAAACCCTCGGCAACTTCTGGGTCGACATGACCCGCGCCACCCTCTACGGCCTGTTGCCGCTGTGCCTGCTGCTGGCGCTGTATCTGGTCTGGCAGGGCGTGCCGCAAACCTTCGCGCAGTATGTGAACGCAGTGACGATGCAGGGTGTTGATCAAGTGATCCCGCTTGGCCCGGCCGCCAGTCAGATTGCGATCAAGCAACTGGGCACCAACGGTGGTGGCTTCTTCGGCGTCAACTCGGCGCATCCGTTCGAGAACCCGACCGCGTGGAGCAACTTGTTCGAAGTCGCGTCGATCATTCTGATTCCGGTGGCGCTGGTGTTCACCTTCGGCCACTACGTCAAGGACCTGCGTCAGAGCCGCGCGATCATCGCCTGCATGCTGGCGCTGTTCCTGATCGGTGGCGCGACCTCGCTGTGGGCCGAATATCAACCGAACCCGACTCTGAACAACGCTGCCGTTGAACAGACGGCACCGCTGGAAGGTAAAGAAGCGCGCTTCGGCACCACTGCGACCGTGCTCTGGTCGGTGACGACGACGGCGGCCTCGAACGGCTCGGTCAACGGTATGCACGACAGCCTCAATCCGCTTAGCGGCATGGTTGCGCTGGTCAACATGATGGTTGGCGAAGTGATCTTCGGCGGCGTCGGTGCCGGGCTCTACGGCATGTTGCTCAACGTGCTGATCGCGGTGTTCCTCGCCGGTCTGATGATCGGGCGAACCCCGGAATACCTCGGCAAGAAACTGCAGGCGCGGGAAGTGCAATTGTTGGTCGTGACCCTGTTGGTGATGCCGGTTGGCGTGCTGGTGCTCGGTGCGATTGCCGCCGCGGTTCCCAGTGCTGCGGCGACCATCAGCAACCCCGGCCCGCACGGTTTCAGCCAGTTGCTGTATGCCTACACCTCGGCGAGCGCCAACAACGGCTCGGCGTTCGGTGGTCTGAGCGCGAACACACCGTTCCATAACCTGATGCTGGGCCTGGGCATGTTGATCGGCCGCTTCGGTTACATCCTCCCGGTTCTGGCCCTGGCCGGCAGCCTGGCGATGAAGAAAACCGCACCGATCGGCCAGAACAGCTTTCCGACTCATGGCCCGCTGTTCGTGACCCTGCTGACCGTGACCATTTTGCTGGTGGGCGGCCTGACCTTTCTGCCGACTCTGGCGCTCGGCCCGATTGCCGAACATTTAAGTATGGGCTTCTAA
- the kdpC gene encoding potassium-transporting ATPase subunit KdpC codes for MSTMIRPALSLLVLMTLVTGVAYPLVVTGVAQVAFPAQANGSLVHDAAGKVRGSSLIAQDFVGDAWFHARPSAGAFATVSSSASNLAPSNPALATRVIDEANKLQVSGQGPVPLALLTTSGSGLDPHLPPAAIAYQLARVATARNLPVSTLQQLLDAHIEQPLVGPPVVNVLELNMALEKL; via the coding sequence ATGTCCACAATGATACGTCCGGCCCTGAGCCTGCTGGTGCTGATGACCCTGGTCACCGGCGTTGCCTATCCACTGGTGGTGACGGGTGTCGCGCAAGTCGCATTTCCCGCTCAAGCCAACGGCAGCCTGGTGCACGACGCCGCTGGCAAGGTCCGTGGCTCGTCGCTGATCGCCCAGGATTTTGTCGGCGATGCCTGGTTCCATGCACGTCCCTCCGCCGGTGCCTTCGCGACCGTTTCCAGCAGCGCGAGCAACCTGGCACCGAGCAATCCGGCGCTCGCCACACGGGTGATCGATGAGGCCAACAAACTGCAGGTTTCGGGTCAAGGTCCGGTGCCATTGGCCTTGCTGACCACTTCCGGCAGCGGCCTCGATCCACACTTGCCACCGGCAGCAATTGCCTATCAACTGGCGCGTGTCGCGACAGCACGCAATCTGCCGGTGTCGACCTTGCAGCAACTGCTCGATGCGCACATCGAGCAGCCGCTGGTGGGGCCGCCGGTGGTGAATGTGCTGGAGCTGAATATGGCACTGGAAAAACTGTAG